The Magnolia sinica isolate HGM2019 chromosome 9, MsV1, whole genome shotgun sequence genome contains a region encoding:
- the LOC131255470 gene encoding uncharacterized protein LOC131255470 — protein sequence MVTIWTEMAMMDPEFLNDFKIFQTMHDSAQVRQFLMKLRPEFEHCRAALLNRSPTPSMNSVINDLLAEEQRLQVLSQGPSQGPSDMILAVSTSAPNRGFTSLTCCSCNKVGHVVAQCKDWCAYCRQTGHGIQDCCSRAYASSFGRGHGGRGRGRGRPLSATSATNSSEPSVSDTSSTVSARSLSSPLTPAMLQQIVQALSAAGMSGSGNGEGTWEG from the exons atggttacaatttggacagagatggctatgatggatccagaaTTCCTtaatgactttaagatattccaaacaatgcatgatagtgcgcaagttagacaatttcttatgaagttgcgtccggaatttgagcattgtagggctgctctcctgaaccgtagcccaactccttcaatgaattcggttattaatgatttattagctgaggaacaacgactgcaaGTTCTCTCTCAAGGACCATCTCAGGGACCATCTGATATGATACTCGCTGTATCTACCTCTGCACCAAACCGTGGTTTCACTTCTTTAACTTGTTGCAGCTGTAACAAAGTGGGACATGTTGTCGCTCAGTGCAAAgattggtgcgcttattgtcgacagactggtcatggtattcaggactgttgTTCACGTGCCTATGCATCCTCATTCGGCCGTGGACATGGTGGTCgaggtcgtggccgtggtcgtcCTCTTTCTGCTACTTCTGCGACTAATTCTTCCGAGCCTTCTGTTAGTGATACTTCATCTACTGTTTCTGCTAGAAGTCTTTcctcacctttgactcctgcgatgctccaacagatcgtgcaggccctttctgcggccggtatgtcag gatctggcaacggggaaggtacttgggaagggtag